The Paenibacillus sp. FSL R7-0204 genome includes a region encoding these proteins:
- a CDS encoding NUDIX domain-containing protein: MKKDEINRNPALDEETLSTKPIFAGHIISLQVDTVRLPDGNTATREVVKHPGAVAVLALNQGKMLVVEQYRQPMHRTEVEIPAGKLDPGEDPLAAAGRELQEETGFHSGGLKLLKSFYTSPGFADEIIHLYVTEDAQPGEMALDEDEFLEVSELTLEEAYQYIADGRIADAKTMMAVYAWHLYTLTGQWH; encoded by the coding sequence ATGAAAAAAGATGAAATAAACCGCAACCCCGCATTGGATGAAGAAACATTGTCAACGAAGCCGATTTTTGCAGGCCACATTATTTCGCTTCAGGTGGATACCGTGAGGCTTCCTGACGGCAACACCGCAACCCGCGAGGTCGTGAAGCACCCTGGAGCTGTAGCCGTGCTGGCCTTGAATCAAGGTAAAATGCTGGTCGTGGAGCAGTACCGTCAGCCGATGCACCGTACCGAGGTGGAGATTCCCGCAGGCAAGCTGGACCCGGGTGAAGATCCGCTGGCGGCTGCGGGCCGTGAGCTTCAGGAGGAGACCGGATTTCATAGCGGGGGGCTGAAGCTGCTGAAGTCGTTCTACACCTCTCCCGGCTTCGCCGACGAGATCATTCACCTCTATGTGACCGAGGATGCCCAGCCGGGCGAGATGGCGCTGGATGAGGATGAGTTCCTGGAGGTCTCGGAGCTGACGCTGGAGGAAGCCTACCAGTACATTGCGGACGGACGTATTGCCGATGCCAAGACGATGATGGCGGTCTATGCCTGGCATCTCTACACGCTGACAGGCCAATGGCACTAG
- a CDS encoding M20/M25/M40 family metallo-hydrolase produces MISQDRLIHEFMELVQIDSETRNERQIADVLKEKFSSLGLTAVEDDSQERTGHGAGNLFVTWPADSGVSAPKLLFTCHMDTVVPGQKIKPALGEDGWIRSDGSTILGADDKAGLAALFEAIRVIQEQKLPHGQIQFVITAGEESGLMGARAMDPAHLDADMGFALDSNGEVGAIAIAAPAQAKVTMQIFGKSAHAGVNPEDGISAIQVASKAISAMKLGRIDNETTANIGKFAGGGPTNVVCDHVQLDAEARSIVQEKVELQIASMREALETTARDHGAQSEFRSEIIYPAFSFNGNDPVVQLADRAITSLGLTTRLFASGGGSDANVFNGLNVPVVNLAVGYEDIHTTKERIKAADIVKVASLVVAIVAESQKG; encoded by the coding sequence ATGATATCACAAGACCGATTGATCCATGAGTTCATGGAGCTTGTCCAGATTGACAGTGAGACCCGGAATGAACGGCAGATTGCCGATGTGCTTAAGGAGAAGTTCAGCAGCCTGGGGCTGACTGCGGTGGAGGACGATTCGCAGGAGAGAACGGGGCACGGAGCCGGCAACCTGTTCGTGACCTGGCCTGCGGACAGCGGAGTGAGCGCGCCGAAGCTGCTGTTCACGTGCCATATGGATACCGTGGTACCCGGCCAGAAGATCAAGCCTGCCCTGGGGGAAGACGGCTGGATTCGAAGTGATGGCAGCACCATTCTTGGAGCGGATGACAAAGCGGGACTGGCTGCCCTGTTCGAAGCGATCCGGGTCATTCAGGAGCAGAAGCTGCCGCACGGCCAGATTCAGTTCGTCATTACGGCAGGCGAAGAGTCCGGGCTGATGGGCGCACGTGCGATGGACCCGGCGCATCTGGATGCAGACATGGGCTTCGCGCTGGATTCCAACGGAGAAGTGGGAGCCATCGCGATTGCAGCACCGGCACAGGCGAAGGTAACGATGCAGATCTTCGGCAAATCTGCCCATGCAGGCGTGAACCCGGAGGATGGCATCAGCGCCATACAGGTAGCGAGCAAAGCGATCTCGGCGATGAAGCTTGGACGGATCGACAACGAGACGACTGCGAATATCGGCAAGTTCGCCGGCGGCGGACCGACGAATGTGGTCTGCGACCATGTCCAGCTTGATGCGGAGGCCCGCAGTATCGTGCAGGAGAAGGTAGAGCTGCAGATTGCCTCCATGCGGGAGGCGCTGGAGACTACAGCACGCGACCACGGCGCGCAGAGTGAATTCCGCAGCGAGATCATCTATCCGGCGTTCAGCTTTAATGGGAATGATCCGGTTGTTCAATTGGCTGACCGGGCGATCACTTCGCTGGGCCTGACGACCCGGCTGTTCGCTTCCGGCGGCGGCAGTGATGCCAATGTGTTCAACGGGCTGAACGTTCCGGTTGTGAATCTGGCGGTTGGCTACGAGGATATCCACACCACGAAGGAGCGGATCAAGGCCGCAGACATCGTCAAGGTGGCCAGCCTGGTTGTAGCCATTGTGGCCGAGAGCCAGAAGGGCTAA